In Streptacidiphilus sp. P02-A3a, the DNA window ATGCGAGGTGGTGCACCAGTACGGTCCGGCGGAGGCGACCATCGACGCCACCTTCCACCGGTGCGGCCCGGTGGAGTCCGGGCCGGTCGGCGGACCGGCCACGGTCCCGATCGGACGCCCGGTCGACAACGTCACGGTCCACCTGCTCGGCGACAACCTGCTGCCGGTGCCGCCCGGTTGCCCCGGCGAGGTGTTCCTCGGCGGCGCGGCGCCCGCCCGCGGCTACCACCGCCGCCCGGGCCCCACCGCCGAGGCGTTCCTGCCGGACCCGTACTCCGGCGCCCCCGGCGCCCGGCTGTACCGGACCGGGGACCTGGCCCGACTGCTGCCGGACGGCTCGCTGGAGTTCCTCGGCCGGGTCGACGACCAGGTCCAGGTCAACGGCGTACGGGTGGAGCCGGGCGAGGTCGAGGCCGCGCTCTACGCCGCCGGGCAGCTGGCGGAGGCCGCGGTCGTGGCGCTCCCGGCACCCGGCGGCGGCGCGCAGCTGGTGGCGCACGTGGTGCCGCGCGCCGGGATCCGGCTCACGGCCGAGGACGTGCTCGACGGCCTGGCCGGGCTGCCGGACGCGCTGCGCCCCGGCCTCGCCGTGGTCCACGGCGACCCGCTGCCGCGCACCGCCAGCGGCAAGCTCGACCGGGCGGCGCTGCGGACCGCCGAACTGCCCGGACCCCGGACCGAGCGGGTGGCACCGGCCACCGAACTCGAAACCCGGCTGGCCGCCCGCTGGTCGGAGGTGTTCGGCAACGGCGAGATCGGGGTGACCGAGGACTTCTTCGAGCTCGGCGGCGGCTCCCTGCTGGCCCTGCAGCTGGTGGCCCGGGCCCGGCGCGACGGGATCAAGCTGACCCCCAGGCTCATCTACGCCCACCGGACCATCCGGGCCCTGGCCGAGCTGCTGAGCGGAACGAAGCCGCCCACGGCCGCCCCGGCACCGGGCGGCACCCCCGCCGCGCTGGTGGCGCTGCGCTCGGACGGCGACCTGCCGCCGTTCTTCTGCGTGCACGCCAGCAACGGCTCGGCCGCCCCCTACGCGGCGCTCGCCGCCGGGCTGCCCCGGCGGCGTCCGTTCTTCGCGCTGGACGCGGAGGGGCTGGCGCCCGACGGTCCGGAGCTGGCCTCGGTGCCCGCTCTCGCGGCGCACTACACGGCGCAGGTCCGGGCCCAGCAGCCGCACGGCCCCTACCGGATCGGCGGCTGGTCGACCGGCGCCGCCATCGCCCACGAGATGGCCGCGCAGCTCAGGGCGGCGGGTGAGGAGGTCGCCGCGCTGGTCCTGCTCGACCCGCCGACGCCGACCCGGCTCTCCGCCCCGCCCGAGCACGCCCTGCTGCTGTGGCTGTTCCTGCGGGACCTGGCGGGCCTGGTCGGCCGCCCGAGGCCGCCGCTGGAGGTCGAGCAGCTGACGCCGCTCGACGCCGAGGCCCGTCGGCAGGCCGTGCTGTCCGCGATCCGCACGGCCGGACTGGTCGGTGCGGAGGCGATGCCGGAGGTGGTGGCCCGGATGGGCGTGTTCTGCGCCATGGTCTCGGCCGCCGCCGTGTGGCAACCGGCCGACTACGACGGCCCGTTGACCCTCCTGCTGGCCGGTGGGCCGGATCCGGCGGCGGAACGGCTGGCCGGCTGGCGGCCGTTCACCACCGCCCGGGCCACCGCCGAACCGGTGGCGGGCGACCACCACGGCATGCTGCGCCAACCGGCGGTCGCCGCGCTGGCCGAGCTCCTCGACCGCTTCCTGGACGAGTAGCGACCCCGCCCCGGCGCCGCCGCACCCGCGGCGGCGCCGGGTACCCGTCCAGGCGTCACACATGGAAGGCAGAGAATCATCATGGAACCGCTCGACTGCGTCGTCATCGGCTACAACGAGGGTGACTTCCAGGAGTACCGCGCGATCTGCGAGGGCAGCGGCGCCTGGTCGCCGACCCAGCAGATCTACAGCAAGGAGTACCTGGAGGTCGACGGCCGCCACTACTCGTTCATGGACGGCCTGAGCGTCCTGCGGAACCGGGCCACCGGCCGCGACGACCGCTACCACGTGGGCGAGGTGCACAACCTCGCCGGTATCTACCTCAGCAACTTCCTGCACAAGGCGGGCTTCACCGCCGAGGCGGTCTCGCTGTTCAGCGCCGAGTTGGAGCGCCTCACCGACCTGCTCGGACGCGGTCCGGCGGTGGTCGCGGTGACGACCACGTTCTACGTCAACATCATGCCGGTGCTGCCGGTCATCGACTTCGTCCGGGAGCACGCGCCGGACGCCCACATCGTCGTCGGCGGGCCGCTGGTCGACAACCTCTGCCTGGACGGCCTCGACGGGCAGGCGCAGGACATGATGGACGCCATGGGCGCCGACAGCTACATCGTCGAGTCCCAGGGCGAGGCCGCGCTGGTCGAGCTGGTCGCCGCGGTCAAACAGGGCAGGTCCGTGGACGGCCTGGCCAACGTGATCACCCTGCGGGGGGAGAAGTGGCTCTCCGGCCCCAGGACGCCGGAGGCGAACAGCGTCGACCACGCCTCGATCAACTGGTCCGCCTTCAGCCCGGAGCTGATCGGCCGCACCGCCCAGACCCGGACCGCCCGCAGCTGCGCGTTCAAGTGCAGCTTCTGCGACTACCCCCAGCGCGCCGGCGCGCTGACCACCTCCTCGGTGGACACGGTGCGCCACGAACTCCGGCAGATGGCCGAACTCGGGGTCAAGAACCTGGTGTTCGTGGACGACACCTTCAACGTTCCGCCGAAGCGGTTCAAGGAGATCTGCCGGATGCTCATCGAGGAGGACCTGGGACTGAACTGGTACTCCTACTTCCGCTGCTCCAACGCCCGCGACCAGGAGACCTTCGACCTGGCCGCCGAGAGCGGCTGCCGCGGCGTCTTCCTCGGCATCGAGTCCGGCGACCAGGACATCCTCGCCGCCATGAACAAGTTGGCGCAGGACGCCCAGTACCGCAACGGCATAGCCGAGTTGAAGAAGCGGGGGATCACCACCTTCGCGTCGATCATCGTCGGCTTCCCCGGCGAGAACGAGACCACGGTGCAGAACACGATCGACTTCCTCAACGAGACCGGGCCGACCTTCTGGCGCGCGCAGGCCTGGTGGGGCAACCCGAAGGCCCCGGTCTACCAGCGCAAGGAGATCCACGGCATCAAGGGTGAGGCGTACAACTGGTCGCACCGCACCATGGACTCGGCCGAGGCCGCGCGGTGGTGCGACGTCATGTTCGACAAGGTCACCGAGTCGACCTGGCTGCCGCTGTACGACTTCGACTTCTGGGCGCTGCCGTACCTCGACGGCATGGGCATGAAGGTCGACGAGTTGCTGCCGATCCTGCGGATCTCCCAGGAGATCATGCGCGAGCGCGGCCGGGCCGTACCGGACGCAGTCCGGCTCGCCGCCCTGAACGACAGCCTCTACAAGACCGTCGCGGCCGTCGGCATGGCCCCCTCCCGGTTCGCCTTCGGCAGCCGCTGACCGCACCGACCACAGCGCCGCAGCCCCGCGGGCCGCTGGACCGGTTCCCGGAACCGGACCAGCGGCCCGGCACGACCGCACCGCCGGACCTCGCGGAGCGGACACCGCGGTGTGCGAGGATCACGCCATGGCCAGAGGTACCCCTCCACCGCTCGACGCGCCGCACGTGCCGAAAGGCCGCACATCGGCCGCCGCCGTGCTGGCGGCACTCCTCGACCGCTCGGTGCAGCAGATCGCGCAGGCCGCGGCCGACGTCCGCCGGTTCGACCGGGAAACGATTCGCGCGGCAGCCGATGTGTGGGACAACAACGTGCAACCGCTGTTCTGGGCGGTGAGCACGTCGGACGCCGACGAACGCGAGCGGCGGGCGACGGTGGCGCTGGAATGGATGGCCGGTTTCGGTGAGCGGCGGCGCGCGTGGATGATCGAGCAGGCCGCAATCGCCGGACACGACCTTGAGCCGCTGCTCCTGTCGGCCGAGCCGGACCTCCCGGGCCGCGACTACCTCGGACATGTCACGGCACCGCAGTGCCGACTCACCCGGCAGAACGTGGACGACCTGGCCCCCGACTACGAGCTGGCAGCGGCGTCCGTTCGCCGGCTCCGGATCGAGCGGGCCGGGACTCACCTGACCGCCTTCCTCCAGCTGGTTGTCGACCGCAGGTTCGCCCTCGGCGCGAGCACCGACGCGCCACCCGCCCTCCTGGGCATGTGGCTGGACGGGGTCACCGGCGCCGCCTTCGACCTCCCCGACACCCGGGGAGTGACCCTGGACGCCGATCCGCAGGGGATCGCGATGTCCCTGGGCACGGCCGGGCGGCTCCGCGCTACCGGCGGCGAGTACCGCCTCGACGACCGCTCATGGCACCTGTCGGCCGCCGGTCGGCGTGCCGACGCCGTCACCCCGCCCCGCACCGCCGAGTCGGGCCGACTCCGTCACCCACCGGCCGGGGAGCTGGGAGCCGATGCCCGCGCCGCTGCTGTCCTGCTACGCGGCGTCATGCTGGAGCTCCGCTCGGTGCGCTACGCCGACCGCGCCGATCACGTACCCGTACTCCGCCTGTGCCGGGCCCTGGAGCGGGCCGGTGGAGCGATCCTGGCGGCGGGCTCCCGACGCGGCTCCCGCCGTCGGGAGGCGGCATTCCGCGACCTGATCCGCACCTGGGCCGAGCGGGGAGGCCCCGAGACCACCCGCTGGCTCACCGGCGTCCTCAAGCGGCACGCGGGCCGGACGGATCTCATCGAGGCGCCTCGGGCCACCGAACGAACTCCTCCCTCCTCCGCCGACAGCGCGCCCGGGTCCGCCGTGCCCTCGCAGGCGGTTCTGACCCTGGCCGCCTGGACGGCGGCACACACCCGCCACGGCTCGGAGCACCCGGCCACGGCGCAGCTCCAACTCGCCCTACCGCCAAGGGGCGAGAACGCCTCGGGGCGCTGGCGGCTGCGTACGGTCAGCTGCACCGACCCGGACGCCTTCCGCCTTCACACCGATGCGTTCCAGGGCCCTGGAACGCTCGTCCAGGTGGGGAAGCCCACCGCCGCCCGCAGTCTCGACCTCCACGGCGGTTCCCTGCTCATCTCGGCCAAGGACGGCTGGAGCGCCGAGGTGAGCTGACCCCGAGGTCGGTGCGGCGGCAACTAACTGCTCAGGTTGCTCAGGGTTTCGATGTTCTTCCAGCCGGAGTCGCCGGAGAGGAGGACTATGTCGCCGCGCAGGCCCAGTGTCTCGACGGCCTGGCAGGCGGCGGCGGTGACCGCGGCGGTCTGCAGTCCGCCGAAGACCCCGGCCCGGGGCAGCTCCGTGGCCATGGCGACGGCCTGCTGGTGGGTGACCTTGACCGACAGGTCGAAGACGTTCTCGTCGAAGCCGGCCGCGATGAAGGGTGTGCGGTAGTCGCCGTCGACCAGTGCCGCCGTGCCGGGGATCCGCGTGCCGCGCTCGGCCTCGACTGCGATGACCTTCACCTGCGGCCGCTGCTCCTTGAGGTACCGGCCGGTGCCCAGGAGTGTGCCGCCGGAGCCGATCGAGCCGACCACCGCCGTCACATTCGGGAGTTGCGCGAGGATCTCCGGGCCGGTGCCCGTGTAGTGCGCGTCGGGGTTCACCGTGTTGTGGAGCTGGTCCAGGAAGTACCAGCGCTCGGGGTCGGCGTCGTACTCCTTGCGGCAGTACTCGTTTCCCTCGATGGTGAATGTGCCCATGGTCTCCAGCCGGGCGCCGAAGTATTCGATGAACACGCGCTTTTCCCGGGTCAGTTTGCTGGAACTGACAATGTGCACGGGCACGCCGAGCCTGCTGCCGAAGTAGGCGATGCTACAGCCCATGTTTCCGCTGGAGGAGTCCAGGATCGTCTTCTGGGGGCTCCACCGGGGGTCTTGGAGCATCTTGCGGAACATTGCCACGCACGCGCGGTCCTTGACGCTGCCCGTCGGATTCGCACCCTCGGTTTTCACGAAAAGCCGGA includes these proteins:
- a CDS encoding PLP-dependent cysteine synthase family protein, translated to MHTFEGGSVKGFEAEAGKVGNTPLIELRSLSGSPVRLFVKTEGANPTGSVKDRACVAMFRKMLQDPRWSPQKTILDSSSGNMGCSIAYFGSRLGVPVHIVSSSKLTREKRVFIEYFGARLETMGTFTIEGNEYCRKEYDADPERWYFLDQLHNTVNPDAHYTGTGPEILAQLPNVTAVVGSIGSGGTLLGTGRYLKEQRPQVKVIAVEAERGTRIPGTAALVDGDYRTPFIAAGFDENVFDLSVKVTHQQAVAMATELPRAGVFGGLQTAAVTAAACQAVETLGLRGDIVLLSGDSGWKNIETLSNLSS
- a CDS encoding PhpK family radical SAM P-methyltransferase, with product MEPLDCVVIGYNEGDFQEYRAICEGSGAWSPTQQIYSKEYLEVDGRHYSFMDGLSVLRNRATGRDDRYHVGEVHNLAGIYLSNFLHKAGFTAEAVSLFSAELERLTDLLGRGPAVVAVTTTFYVNIMPVLPVIDFVREHAPDAHIVVGGPLVDNLCLDGLDGQAQDMMDAMGADSYIVESQGEAALVELVAAVKQGRSVDGLANVITLRGEKWLSGPRTPEANSVDHASINWSAFSPELIGRTAQTRTARSCAFKCSFCDYPQRAGALTTSSVDTVRHELRQMAELGVKNLVFVDDTFNVPPKRFKEICRMLIEEDLGLNWYSYFRCSNARDQETFDLAAESGCRGVFLGIESGDQDILAAMNKLAQDAQYRNGIAELKKRGITTFASIIVGFPGENETTVQNTIDFLNETGPTFWRAQAWWGNPKAPVYQRKEIHGIKGEAYNWSHRTMDSAEAARWCDVMFDKVTESTWLPLYDFDFWALPYLDGMGMKVDELLPILRISQEIMRERGRAVPDAVRLAALNDSLYKTVAAVGMAPSRFAFGSR